One window from the genome of Microscilla marina ATCC 23134 encodes:
- a CDS encoding tetratricopeptide repeat protein, which translates to MKISGFCLLLFLLVAGQTWGQSQRLIDSLLQVLPSNIGDRQKVDVYNMVAREYRYSDSAKVALYTTKAKQLAKKINYPEGVTNAQYYLAWVIMRKGHYAKALELQRQALATAQKSNYAEGEANAYNGLGATYWRQGNYAKTLEAYQSSLKIREKIGDKRGMAGSYNNISLVYRMEGKYTQSLEFAQKSLDISKSIDNQTAVAYIYNNMGITYKLQGNYAKAQECYQLALAIRIKMKDQSGIAESYFDLGKFALTRKQYNKAQKYLNQALVIQHKIGAQSALADTRVILGKAFYGQNKYNQAQQYLNDGVQLARNLGNPRIERDGVEYLAKVFKAQGKHAQAYQNLELYTQLADSLFNEEKIRKLTQLASRYVAEKREDSLRAQQAQMAADLKNRKLEQRSTYIGLGLTIALILVLLFFYVEKQRNNRKLNQTNHHLTHSNEELQTANETIKVAHEEIKAMNDSLENTLHTVEKQHEDITASITYAQRIQQAMLHIEEDIMHAIPKHFILFRPRDIVSGDFYWVEQARGKVFMVVADCTGHGVPGAFMTMIGSLALTDIIVQQQFDNPSDILYRLDAVFRHILKTNNTLVRDGMDVALVVLDTQQQVLQYAGAKTPLLLVQNGNIREVKGAIYSINGYRKKGTKPTFDTHTIDVSTPTTFYLYSDGYQDQFGGKKNRKFMKKRFRELLHRIAEEPLPTQKKLLETKLDEWMQAANPPYRQIDDILVMGVRV; encoded by the coding sequence ATGAAAATCTCAGGGTTTTGTCTTTTATTATTTTTATTAGTTGCTGGGCAGACCTGGGGGCAAAGCCAGCGCCTGATCGATTCGCTTTTACAGGTGTTGCCTTCCAACATTGGCGATCGACAAAAGGTAGATGTTTATAACATGGTTGCTCGCGAATACCGCTATTCTGATTCGGCAAAAGTAGCCCTTTATACCACCAAGGCTAAACAATTGGCAAAAAAGATTAACTACCCGGAAGGTGTTACCAATGCTCAATACTACCTGGCTTGGGTCATTATGCGCAAAGGACATTATGCCAAAGCGTTAGAGCTGCAGCGACAAGCATTGGCCACTGCCCAAAAGAGTAATTATGCCGAAGGCGAAGCCAATGCTTACAATGGTTTGGGGGCTACCTATTGGCGACAAGGCAATTATGCCAAAACCCTGGAAGCTTATCAAAGTTCGTTGAAAATAAGAGAAAAAATAGGCGATAAACGTGGAATGGCGGGGAGCTATAACAACATTAGCCTGGTTTATCGGATGGAGGGCAAGTATACACAATCGCTTGAGTTTGCCCAAAAGTCATTAGACATCTCCAAATCTATAGACAACCAAACTGCTGTAGCGTATATTTATAACAATATGGGCATTACGTACAAGTTACAGGGCAACTATGCCAAAGCTCAAGAGTGTTATCAGCTTGCCTTGGCTATAAGAATTAAAATGAAAGACCAAAGCGGCATTGCCGAGAGTTATTTCGACTTGGGCAAGTTTGCTCTGACGCGCAAACAATACAACAAGGCCCAAAAATACCTTAATCAGGCGTTGGTTATCCAGCACAAAATTGGGGCACAAAGTGCCTTGGCAGATACGAGAGTGATACTCGGAAAGGCTTTTTACGGCCAAAACAAATACAACCAAGCCCAACAATACCTCAACGATGGGGTGCAACTGGCGCGTAACCTGGGCAACCCACGCATAGAACGAGACGGCGTAGAGTACCTGGCGAAGGTGTTTAAGGCACAGGGCAAGCATGCTCAGGCGTATCAAAACCTGGAACTGTATACCCAACTTGCTGACAGCCTTTTTAACGAAGAAAAAATACGCAAGCTTACCCAACTTGCCAGTCGCTACGTGGCCGAAAAACGGGAAGATTCGCTGCGTGCCCAACAAGCACAAATGGCGGCAGACCTTAAAAACCGTAAACTAGAGCAACGAAGTACTTATATAGGCTTGGGGCTTACTATAGCCCTGATACTGGTCTTGTTGTTTTTTTATGTAGAGAAGCAACGCAACAATCGCAAGCTCAACCAGACCAACCACCACCTGACTCACTCTAACGAAGAGCTGCAAACTGCCAACGAAACCATCAAAGTAGCACACGAAGAGATCAAGGCAATGAACGACTCGCTGGAAAACACTTTGCACACGGTAGAAAAACAACACGAAGACATCACGGCAAGTATTACCTATGCTCAGCGCATTCAGCAAGCAATGTTGCACATAGAAGAAGACATCATGCATGCTATTCCTAAGCATTTTATACTTTTTCGCCCCCGTGATATTGTATCGGGCGATTTTTATTGGGTAGAACAAGCCAGGGGCAAGGTGTTTATGGTAGTGGCTGACTGTACCGGGCACGGGGTACCAGGGGCGTTTATGACTATGATTGGTTCACTTGCTTTGACCGACATTATTGTACAACAGCAGTTTGACAACCCCTCTGATATATTGTACCGACTAGATGCTGTTTTCAGGCATATTCTCAAGACTAATAATACGTTGGTGAGGGATGGAATGGATGTAGCATTGGTGGTGCTGGATACTCAACAGCAAGTGTTGCAATATGCCGGGGCAAAAACGCCCTTGTTATTGGTACAAAACGGCAATATTCGAGAGGTAAAAGGGGCTATATACAGCATCAATGGCTACCGTAAAAAAGGAACTAAGCCTACCTTCGACACCCATACTATAGATGTAAGTACACCCACCACATTTTATTTGTACTCAGATGGTTATCAAGACCAGTTTGGAGGGAAAAAGAATCGAAAGTTTATGAAAAAACGGTTCAGAGAACTCCTACATCGTATTGCTGAGGAACCATTGCCCACTCAAAAAAAACTATTGGAAACTAAGCTGGATGAATGGATGCAAGCCGCTAACCCACCCTACAGGCAAATAGACGATATTTTGGTGATGGGAGTGAGGGTTTAG
- a CDS encoding acetyl-CoA hydrolase/transferase family protein, translating to MYNTVSPADAVAGIQSSQNVFVHSIAATPFTLIKALVERADELENVTLHHLHVEGDAPYARSEYTKSFRVNNLFTGANTRHAVQEGRADYVPVFLSEIPYLFESRIIPLDVALLQVSPPDVHGYCSLGTSVDASMAAAKAAKTVIVEINPQMPRVHGDGFLHVSDFDKIIETNHPLPAHPPRTPNAIETRIGQYVATLVEDRSTLQMGIGAIPDAALAAMTNHKDLGVHTEMFSDGLLPLIDKGVITNKYKIKHRGRIVSSFVMGSQKLYDFIDDNPLVRLLACDYVNDTTVIRQNPNVIAINSAIEVDLTGQVCADSIGTKIYSGVGGQMDFMRGASLSKGGKPIIALPSVTSKGLSRISTTLRPGAGVVTTRAHVQWVVTEYGIAELYGQNLRTRAKRLIEIAHPDHRETLAREARDILKLGV from the coding sequence ATGTATAACACTGTATCACCAGCCGACGCCGTTGCTGGTATTCAATCGTCTCAAAACGTATTTGTACACAGCATTGCTGCTACACCTTTTACCTTGATAAAGGCCTTGGTAGAGCGTGCCGATGAACTTGAAAATGTAACTTTACACCATTTGCATGTAGAGGGTGATGCTCCTTATGCCCGCTCGGAGTACACCAAAAGTTTCAGGGTTAATAACTTATTTACAGGTGCCAATACCCGGCATGCGGTGCAAGAAGGACGCGCCGATTATGTACCGGTTTTCTTAAGTGAAATTCCTTATTTGTTCGAGTCACGCATTATCCCTTTAGATGTTGCTTTGCTGCAGGTTTCACCACCCGATGTTCACGGTTATTGTTCGCTGGGTACCTCAGTAGATGCTTCAATGGCTGCCGCCAAAGCTGCCAAAACAGTGATTGTAGAGATTAACCCACAAATGCCACGAGTACACGGCGATGGTTTTTTGCACGTAAGCGATTTTGACAAAATTATAGAAACCAACCACCCCTTGCCTGCTCATCCTCCCCGCACTCCCAATGCCATTGAGACTAGAATAGGACAATACGTGGCCACTTTGGTAGAAGACCGCTCTACACTGCAAATGGGCATAGGCGCCATACCCGATGCGGCACTTGCGGCTATGACCAACCACAAAGACCTGGGGGTACATACCGAAATGTTTTCGGATGGGTTGCTCCCTTTGATTGACAAAGGAGTCATTACGAATAAATACAAAATAAAACACCGGGGCAGAATCGTAAGTAGTTTTGTAATGGGGAGCCAAAAGTTGTACGACTTTATAGACGATAACCCACTGGTACGCCTGCTTGCCTGCGACTATGTAAATGATACAACGGTTATCAGACAAAACCCCAATGTAATAGCCATTAACAGTGCTATAGAGGTAGACCTTACCGGGCAGGTATGCGCCGACTCTATCGGAACCAAAATTTACTCTGGAGTGGGTGGTCAAATGGACTTTATGCGGGGGGCATCTTTGTCTAAAGGTGGTAAACCTATCATTGCATTGCCTTCGGTTACCTCTAAGGGCTTGAGTCGTATTAGTACTACCTTAAGGCCAGGCGCTGGAGTAGTTACTACCCGTGCTCACGTGCAATGGGTAGTAACAGAATATGGGATAGCAGAGTTGTATGGGCAAAATCTGCGTACCCGTGCCAAGCGGCTGATAGAGATTGCCCACCCCGACCACCGCGAAACTTTGGCACGCGAAGCCAGAGATATATTGAAATTAGGGGTTTAG
- a CDS encoding cytochrome P450, whose amino-acid sequence MHEKKLPPSTQKTHWLFGNTMELKHDSLGSLLKWQKEFGSFYSFYRVNQPHYVATKPEYIKYVLQDNNKNYHKGKAFEYMKVLLGNGLVTNEGDFWRKQRRMAQPAFHKTKLAGLTEVMTGLIEEFLDEWEQKYQSGDRINLTKEMNLLALKIVSKALFQSEVGEAIYKIGDHLNYALYRMMMRLRNPFLPPRWIPTAANRKEQKAIRELFGIIDGIIAQRRQDTQDYNDLLSMLMHSEDEDTGEKMSNQQLRDEVMTLFMAGHESSSAALGYLFWLLSQYPDIDQKVEAELAQNLGSAAFTFESMRQVPYSSQVINEMLRLYPPAWTVGRKAVADDEIDGYHVPAGTSIMIPAYVVHRDADLWEQPHEFLPERWQTQQVKELPRFAYFPFGGGPRLCIGDQFALLEIHAVLALLKRRFTFEHQPRHHIALQPLITMRPVEDIYLTLIRRG is encoded by the coding sequence ATGCACGAAAAGAAACTTCCCCCCAGTACCCAAAAAACGCACTGGTTGTTTGGCAACACCATGGAGCTCAAACATGACTCTTTGGGTAGTTTGCTTAAATGGCAAAAGGAATTTGGCTCGTTTTACAGTTTTTACCGGGTAAACCAGCCCCACTATGTAGCCACCAAACCCGAATACATCAAGTATGTGTTGCAAGACAACAATAAGAATTACCACAAGGGCAAAGCCTTCGAGTATATGAAAGTTTTGTTGGGCAATGGCTTGGTTACCAACGAGGGAGACTTTTGGCGCAAACAACGCCGCATGGCACAACCTGCTTTTCATAAAACCAAGCTTGCCGGGCTTACAGAGGTAATGACGGGATTGATTGAAGAGTTTTTGGATGAATGGGAGCAAAAGTACCAATCGGGCGACCGCATCAACCTTACTAAAGAAATGAATTTGCTGGCACTCAAGATCGTGTCTAAGGCACTGTTTCAGTCTGAAGTAGGCGAGGCTATTTACAAGATAGGCGACCACCTCAACTATGCATTGTACCGTATGATGATGCGTTTACGCAATCCGTTTTTGCCGCCTCGTTGGATACCGACAGCTGCCAACCGCAAAGAACAAAAAGCCATTCGGGAGTTGTTTGGTATTATTGATGGCATTATTGCTCAAAGACGGCAAGATACTCAAGATTACAACGATTTGTTGTCGATGCTGATGCATAGCGAAGATGAGGATACAGGCGAAAAAATGAGCAATCAACAACTGCGCGATGAGGTAATGACGCTGTTTATGGCAGGGCACGAAAGTTCTTCGGCTGCTTTGGGTTATTTGTTTTGGTTGTTGAGCCAATACCCCGATATAGACCAAAAAGTGGAGGCTGAGCTTGCCCAAAACCTGGGCAGTGCTGCCTTTACTTTCGAGAGTATGCGCCAGGTGCCCTATAGTAGTCAGGTGATCAATGAAATGTTACGCCTCTATCCGCCTGCTTGGACAGTGGGCAGAAAAGCGGTGGCAGACGATGAAATAGATGGCTACCATGTGCCAGCGGGTACCAGCATTATGATTCCAGCGTATGTGGTGCACCGTGATGCAGACTTGTGGGAACAACCTCATGAGTTTTTGCCGGAACGCTGGCAAACCCAACAGGTAAAAGAATTGCCACGTTTTGCTTATTTCCCTTTCGGGGGAGGACCTCGCCTGTGCATTGGCGACCAGTTTGCTTTGCTTGAGATTCACGCGGTGTTGGCTTTGCTCAAGCGCCGCTTTACGTTTGAGCACCAACCCCGCCACCACATAGCCTTGCAACCCCTCATTACAATGCGACCAGTGGAGGATATTTATTTGACTTTAATCAGGAGAGGTTAA
- a CDS encoding IS66 family transposase, which produces MENSTDDLSPNELIAQLQASLEAKDAELRLAEKTANEAYLKAGIPDISVLASILVSKYYYHLPLDRILKQFAQEGVRINPSTIGGWVQHSLDCLEILYDHLKMQIQNEGYLQADESPIRVLDKDKMDISIQELHTLYRQNFKA; this is translated from the coding sequence ATGGAAAACAGCACTGATGACCTCTCCCCAAACGAATTGATTGCCCAATTGCAGGCTTCTCTTGAGGCTAAAGATGCTGAGCTACGACTTGCTGAAAAAACTGCCAACGAAGCTTATCTTAAGGCTGGTATTCCTGATATAAGTGTGTTGGCTTCTATTTTGGTGAGTAAATATTACTATCACCTACCTCTGGATCGCATTTTAAAGCAGTTTGCTCAGGAAGGTGTTCGCATCAACCCCTCTACCATTGGGGGGTGGGTACAACACAGCCTGGATTGTTTGGAAATTCTCTATGACCACCTTAAAATGCAAATCCAAAACGAGGGTTATCTTCAAGCCGATGAATCTCCCATTCGGGTGTTGGACAAAGACAAAATGGACATCTCCATTCAGGAGCTACATACATTATACCGACAGAATTTTAAGGCTTAA
- the tnpB gene encoding IS66 family insertion sequence element accessory protein TnpB (TnpB, as the term is used for proteins encoded by IS66 family insertion elements, is considered an accessory protein, since TnpC, encoded by a neighboring gene, is a DDE family transposase.) yields the protein MYQPACDMHKSFDSLCGLIRQELGCDPCNGSVYVFLNRRRTHMKLLHWETGGFVLYYKRLEQGCFQLPHQRNAESILQWSEWVLMAEGIVVKKQIQKPRYNLQAS from the coding sequence TTGTACCAGCCTGCTTGTGATATGCATAAAAGTTTTGATAGCTTGTGTGGGCTGATCCGTCAGGAATTAGGCTGCGATCCTTGCAATGGGAGTGTTTATGTATTTCTCAATCGTCGGCGTACTCATATGAAGCTATTGCATTGGGAAACAGGTGGTTTTGTATTGTATTATAAGCGCCTCGAGCAAGGTTGTTTCCAGTTGCCTCATCAACGTAACGCTGAGAGCATTCTCCAATGGTCGGAGTGGGTGTTAATGGCAGAAGGCATTGTAGTAAAAAAGCAAATCCAAAAGCCTCGTTACAATTTACAAGCCTCCTAA
- a CDS encoding helicase-related protein, with protein MSTKIFTNEGENTLLNKFKGIAEDLSDYLEHFDALVGYLYASGYFKIRPFLADIAQIRLLVGIETDRLIKKYQAKGQEFLGGSKQTKDEFLTQLKDDIQTSKYRQNVEEGILQLVDDIITGKVKIKAHPSKKIHSKVYIFRSRKFSQHAPGAVITGSSNLTRPGLEGNLEFNVLLHDYAEVKFATDTFEKLWLEAVDILPADVKYVKRDTYLNSDRTPFEIYIKLLIEYFGDSVNYDATVLDDLPQKYDKLAYQADAIKEGYKRLKAHNGFILADVVGLGKTVIAAAIIKKYIHWNGFQSRVLVVHPPAVKDNWEMTINDFGLGNYVHFVTNGSLHKIIESAHEYDMVVVDESHKFRSDTSQMYQLLQLICKTPRSKKGGDRQPEKKVMLLSATPLNNRPEDIANQIYLFQNTRQSTIEGEPNLQAFFAPLISEYKTLRRAATLDQPRLRQLYGTIKERVLRPLVIRRTRNDIMKNDMYREDMQKQGVVFPAIPDPTPVMYQFDAATSALFEQTVQQLTDTQNGLKYFRYQAIAHLKKEEHKALYDNADKISGQLAHIMKTLLIKRLESSFEAFKGTLGRFRQRNQYMIEMFAGNKIYIAPDLDVNRYIEEGREDELEERIAELNASSPNNEVFKRSDFDKDFLPGLKADQQILDDLCQRWGQIAGDPKLDKFVAELKNGLLGDKNLEKKLVIFTESGETAQYLGNALTQRGYNRTLVVTSKNQRREFDRIRANFDAKLSSDAQRNALDFIVTTDVLAEGINLHRANAIVNYDVPWNSTRLMQRIGRVNRLGTKAAEILIYNFFPTSEADDKINLQNTVLSKLQGFHTAFGEDSKIYSPGEQLEENVLDEISNDEAGEDDKHLEYLSFLRKYKEENPKDFRRIKKLPLRSRTGRAMAKFAANKPAPNNGQKLTIAYLKTSRRSGFYITDGQQPKELTFSEALQIFEAKKPEKHVALITEHYAHVKAMEAEFHRLMIVQSSPRLTEDKMSAQERGALATLKIVLKHAPKDSALKTLAKTATEVLKMGIFRRYSHELNRLNQRRKDRKRNMKLDEVMAEAQKIIDKYPIRQIYEARQQQEEVQKAAEQRARKEIPEIIISESFG; from the coding sequence ATGTCGACAAAGATATTTACCAACGAGGGGGAGAATACCCTGCTCAATAAGTTTAAAGGAATAGCTGAAGACCTGAGCGATTATCTAGAGCATTTCGATGCTTTGGTGGGTTATTTGTATGCCTCGGGTTATTTCAAAATACGCCCGTTTTTGGCAGATATTGCGCAAATACGCCTACTGGTAGGCATAGAAACCGACCGCCTGATAAAAAAATACCAGGCAAAGGGGCAAGAGTTTCTGGGTGGAAGCAAGCAAACCAAAGATGAGTTTCTGACCCAGCTTAAAGATGATATTCAGACCTCGAAATACCGCCAAAATGTAGAAGAGGGCATACTACAGCTGGTAGATGACATTATTACCGGAAAGGTGAAAATAAAAGCCCACCCCTCCAAAAAAATCCACTCGAAAGTATACATTTTTCGTTCCCGTAAGTTTAGTCAGCATGCCCCTGGTGCCGTAATTACCGGATCGAGCAACCTAACCAGACCCGGACTGGAAGGCAACCTGGAGTTTAATGTGCTGCTGCACGATTATGCCGAAGTAAAATTTGCCACCGATACGTTCGAAAAGCTTTGGCTCGAAGCGGTAGATATTTTGCCCGCCGATGTAAAGTATGTCAAGCGCGATACTTACCTGAACAGCGACCGTACGCCTTTTGAGATTTATATAAAGTTGCTGATTGAGTACTTTGGCGATTCGGTAAACTATGATGCTACAGTACTGGATGACCTGCCCCAAAAATACGACAAATTAGCATACCAGGCAGATGCCATAAAGGAAGGCTACAAACGACTGAAAGCCCACAATGGTTTTATACTGGCAGATGTGGTGGGGCTGGGCAAAACCGTAATTGCTGCGGCTATTATTAAAAAGTACATTCATTGGAACGGTTTTCAGAGCCGGGTGCTGGTAGTACATCCCCCGGCGGTAAAAGACAACTGGGAGATGACTATAAACGATTTTGGGCTGGGCAATTATGTGCATTTTGTGACCAATGGCAGCCTGCACAAAATTATTGAGTCTGCCCACGAATACGATATGGTGGTGGTAGATGAGTCGCATAAGTTTCGCAGCGATACCTCGCAAATGTACCAGTTGCTACAACTGATTTGCAAAACCCCGCGCAGCAAAAAAGGGGGTGATCGCCAACCCGAAAAAAAGGTGATGCTGCTGTCGGCTACCCCGCTCAACAACCGCCCCGAAGACATTGCCAATCAGATTTATTTGTTTCAGAATACGCGCCAGTCTACTATAGAGGGCGAGCCCAACCTACAGGCTTTTTTCGCGCCCCTGATCAGCGAATACAAAACCCTGCGGCGGGCAGCCACGCTCGACCAGCCAAGGTTGCGGCAGCTTTATGGTACTATTAAAGAACGGGTGCTGCGCCCACTGGTAATAAGGCGTACCCGAAACGATATTATGAAAAACGATATGTACCGCGAGGACATGCAAAAACAGGGGGTGGTTTTTCCTGCCATACCCGACCCTACCCCGGTTATGTATCAGTTTGATGCGGCTACCAGTGCTTTGTTTGAGCAAACGGTGCAACAGCTGACCGACACCCAAAACGGGCTGAAGTATTTTCGGTATCAGGCTATAGCCCACCTGAAAAAGGAGGAGCACAAGGCTCTGTACGACAACGCCGACAAGATATCGGGGCAGCTTGCCCACATCATGAAGACCTTGCTGATAAAGCGGCTGGAGAGCAGTTTTGAGGCTTTTAAGGGTACACTGGGCAGGTTTAGGCAACGCAACCAGTATATGATTGAGATGTTTGCCGGCAACAAGATATATATAGCCCCCGACCTGGACGTGAACCGCTATATAGAAGAAGGACGCGAGGACGAACTGGAGGAACGCATAGCCGAACTAAACGCCAGTTCGCCCAACAATGAGGTGTTTAAACGTAGTGATTTTGACAAGGATTTTTTGCCGGGACTGAAAGCCGACCAGCAAATACTGGATGACTTGTGCCAACGCTGGGGGCAAATAGCGGGCGACCCTAAACTGGATAAGTTTGTGGCGGAGCTAAAGAATGGGCTGCTGGGCGACAAAAACCTGGAAAAGAAACTGGTAATTTTTACCGAATCGGGCGAAACTGCCCAATACCTGGGCAATGCCCTGACCCAACGGGGCTACAACCGCACGCTGGTGGTGACGTCTAAAAACCAACGCCGGGAGTTTGACCGCATAAGGGCAAATTTTGATGCCAAACTAAGCAGTGATGCCCAAAGGAATGCGTTGGATTTTATTGTAACTACCGACGTGCTTGCCGAAGGTATAAACCTGCACCGCGCCAATGCTATAGTAAATTACGATGTGCCCTGGAACAGTACCCGCCTGATGCAACGGATTGGACGGGTAAACCGCCTGGGAACCAAAGCTGCCGAAATTCTGATTTACAATTTTTTTCCGACGAGCGAGGCGGATGATAAAATAAACCTGCAAAATACGGTGCTCAGCAAATTGCAGGGTTTTCATACGGCGTTTGGCGAAGACAGCAAAATATATTCGCCCGGTGAGCAACTGGAAGAAAATGTGCTGGACGAGATAAGCAACGACGAAGCCGGGGAGGACGATAAGCACCTGGAGTATTTATCATTTTTGCGAAAATACAAAGAAGAAAACCCCAAGGACTTTCGTCGGATAAAAAAACTACCTTTGCGCTCGCGTACGGGGCGGGCAATGGCTAAGTTTGCTGCCAATAAGCCAGCTCCAAACAATGGGCAAAAGCTGACTATAGCTTATTTGAAAACTTCGCGGCGAAGCGGGTTTTATATAACGGACGGGCAACAACCCAAAGAGCTTACTTTTAGTGAGGCTTTGCAAATATTTGAAGCCAAAAAGCCCGAAAAACATGTAGCTTTGATAACCGAACACTATGCCCATGTAAAGGCAATGGAAGCGGAGTTTCACCGATTGATGATTGTGCAAAGTTCGCCCCGGCTGACTGAGGACAAAATGTCTGCCCAGGAACGGGGAGCTTTGGCTACCCTGAAAATAGTGCTTAAGCATGCCCCCAAAGACAGTGCGCTGAAAACGCTGGCAAAAACGGCTACAGAGGTGCTAAAGATGGGCATTTTCAGGCGGTACAGCCACGAGCTAAACCGACTGAACCAACGCCGGAAAGACCGCAAACGCAATATGAAACTGGACGAGGTAATGGCAGAAGCCCAAAAGATTATAGACAAGTACCCCATACGACAGATTTATGAGGCACGGCAACAACAGGAGGAGGTGCAAAAGGCTGCCGAACAGCGTGCCCGAAAGGAAATTCCTGAGATTATTATTTCGGAATCGTTTGGATGA